Proteins found in one Helicobacter sp. NHP19-003 genomic segment:
- a CDS encoding MFS transporter produces the protein MRHYLRIVSLLALSSFCLGVAEFLVSGILTQLGAYYGVSVSEAGNLATLYAFGVVIGAPIVSVLISRFNYRNQLIFTLGLFALSNAFMFLSHSFLSALIARFLGGLMHGLFFVIATIVCLKAAPKSKTSMAMSLMASGLTIALVTGVPLGILVARYFGLLAPFLLVAGLASLAAFLALFILPKFTSKQTNFKNLGVAFGFAPVWQGFLVTAFSCGSMFVVYIYMRVLLEKHGFSAQSITNIYLYYGLAAMLGNLFGGKLTDLRGSFAALRFLLSMLALTLAAMSFSHHLPKPFVAFNAMAFGFFGFACIAPLKMLSGHLARTFTPDTPGSTIALNEASFNVGITFASLTGGLVAHYINIDMNGICAALFALSALTLLHLRIKKAYFHQK, from the coding sequence ATGCGGCATTATTTGCGGATTGTGTCTTTACTTGCCCTGTCTAGCTTTTGTTTGGGTGTGGCGGAGTTTTTAGTTTCAGGGATTTTAACTCAGTTAGGCGCGTATTATGGGGTGTCTGTAAGCGAGGCGGGCAACTTAGCCACGCTTTATGCCTTTGGCGTGGTCATTGGCGCACCCATCGTGAGTGTGCTGATTTCTCGTTTCAACTACCGCAACCAACTCATTTTCACACTAGGTCTTTTTGCCCTTTCAAACGCTTTCATGTTTTTAAGCCACAGCTTTTTAAGCGCGCTCATCGCCCGCTTTCTAGGGGGGCTGATGCACGGCTTGTTTTTTGTGATCGCCACGATTGTGTGCCTAAAAGCCGCCCCCAAATCCAAAACCAGCATGGCGATGAGCCTTATGGCTAGCGGGCTCACCATCGCCCTGGTAACGGGCGTGCCTTTGGGGATTTTAGTGGCAAGGTATTTTGGGCTATTAGCCCCCTTTCTCTTAGTCGCTGGTTTGGCCTCTTTGGCCGCCTTTTTGGCGTTGTTCATCTTGCCCAAATTTACCAGCAAGCAGACTAACTTTAAAAATTTAGGCGTGGCATTTGGTTTTGCACCCGTGTGGCAGGGCTTTTTAGTTACCGCCTTTTCGTGTGGGTCCATGTTTGTGGTCTATATCTACATGCGTGTCTTGCTAGAAAAGCACGGCTTTAGTGCGCAAAGCATCACCAACATCTACCTTTACTACGGCTTGGCGGCGATGCTGGGTAATCTTTTTGGAGGCAAGCTCACGGACTTAAGGGGCTCGTTTGCCGCCCTGCGCTTTTTGCTAAGCATGTTAGCTTTAACCCTAGCCGCGATGAGTTTTAGCCACCACTTACCCAAGCCCTTTGTGGCGTTTAACGCCATGGCCTTTGGCTTTTTTGGCTTTGCATGCATCGCGCCGCTAAAAATGTTGAGTGGCCATTTGGCGCGCACCTTCACGCCAGACACGCCGGGCAGCACGATCGCGCTCAATGAAGCCTCGTTTAATGTGGGGATCACCTTTGCCTCTTTAACGGGCGGACTCGTGGCACATTATATTAACATTGACATGAACGGCATTTGCGCTGCTTTATTTGCCTTAAGTGCCCTTACTTTGCTGCATTTGCGGATTAAAAAAGCCTATTTTCACCAAAAATAG
- a CDS encoding HpaA family protein, whose amino-acid sequence MRKMIKGILLTLAGVSLALSGCATDTGAKPTANQAQKHAVAKNTTPLDFNYPVNIEQEASNNHTIAILAPNIQAGENVQPYIDQFQSALVKQVQEILEKKGYHIIHLADAQNLTADQKMNISSILKIRGWMGILEDADMNTENPEDTKMNGAVDQSAGAVIFKFFEPKTGRTTHNFAINVGAQRAIVYFYSQQTTNSGGFAGANLVGVSELDKNHKDAIHKILDKMYGVVVKKLVHWVTNTNLEQYRKAIDQIKK is encoded by the coding sequence ATGCGAAAAATGATAAAAGGGATTTTATTAACCTTAGCGGGCGTGTCGCTTGCTCTTTCAGGCTGTGCCACGGACACGGGAGCAAAGCCCACAGCTAACCAAGCCCAAAAACACGCTGTGGCAAAAAACACCACCCCTCTAGACTTTAACTACCCCGTCAACATTGAGCAAGAGGCCTCCAATAACCACACCATTGCCATTTTAGCCCCCAACATCCAAGCGGGTGAAAATGTCCAACCTTACATTGACCAATTCCAAAGTGCGTTGGTGAAACAAGTCCAAGAAATCCTAGAGAAAAAGGGCTACCACATCATCCACCTAGCAGATGCGCAAAATTTAACAGCCGATCAAAAAATGAACATCTCCTCCATTTTAAAAATCAGGGGATGGATGGGGATTTTAGAGGATGCGGACATGAACACAGAAAACCCTGAGGACACCAAAATGAACGGCGCAGTGGATCAGAGTGCGGGGGCAGTCATCTTTAAATTCTTTGAGCCTAAAACGGGGCGCACCACGCATAACTTTGCCATCAATGTGGGCGCACAGCGAGCCATTGTCTATTTTTATTCTCAACAAACGACAAATTCAGGAGGATTTGCAGGCGCAAACTTAGTGGGTGTCAGTGAGCTAGACAAAAACCATAAAGATGCGATCCATAAGATTCTCGACAAAATGTATGGCGTTGTGGTGAAAAAGTTGGTGCACTGGGTTACAAACACCAACTTAGAGCAATACAGGAAGGCGATTGACCAAATCAAAAAATAG
- the ccoG gene encoding cytochrome c oxidase accessory protein CcoG: protein MDLQNSAKGADKTQFFRQSFRLKRYIVAIAITIFAIGVPFIHMGEGQVFLISFEHRQIHIFGKIYSAQEMYLMPFLVIFLFIFIFFITSMLGRVWCGWGCPQTIFRTIHRDLIETKILGLHAKISNKQRPTPKTASNQLKKIVGLFLFAPVPIVAMAVLLFYFVPPHEFFSHLAHPSDNALLIGIWAVLSAVVFFDIVVVKERFCIYLCPYARVQSVLFDDNTLNPIYDSARGGAIYDENNVKIPSLPQKRNKTNECVSCNHCVLVCPTHIDIRKGMQLECINCLECVDACTVTMGKLNKPSLIQWSSTNATNTHNKVKLWRAKTIAYVGVLLVVVGALIIGSLKKASMILDITHGGQLYAIHNDFVDNSYVFLFQNTSNRAHAYTFNVDDPNISIVRPKDTLSIDPQGKLKVVVVLRMPLKIAKEAYKKHDVTHAKKEILPIVVKAYSVDNPKISVQQESIFIVPSALKPTKPKTH from the coding sequence ATGGACTTGCAAAACTCCGCAAAAGGGGCGGATAAAACCCAATTTTTCCGCCAGTCTTTCCGCTTAAAACGCTATATAGTGGCGATCGCCATCACTATTTTTGCAATCGGTGTACCCTTCATACACATGGGCGAAGGGCAAGTGTTTTTAATCTCTTTTGAACATAGACAGATCCACATCTTTGGCAAAATTTACAGTGCGCAAGAAATGTATCTCATGCCCTTTTTGGTGATTTTTCTTTTTATTTTTATCTTTTTCATCACCTCCATGCTCGGACGGGTGTGGTGCGGGTGGGGCTGTCCGCAAACGATTTTTAGAACAATCCACAGAGATTTGATTGAAACCAAGATTCTAGGCTTGCACGCCAAGATCAGCAACAAACAACGCCCCACGCCAAAGACTGCAAGCAATCAACTGAAAAAAATTGTAGGGCTTTTCCTCTTTGCCCCCGTGCCTATCGTGGCGATGGCGGTGCTTTTGTTCTACTTTGTCCCCCCACATGAGTTTTTTAGCCACCTAGCCCATCCTAGCGACAATGCCCTGCTCATTGGCATTTGGGCAGTGTTGAGTGCGGTGGTGTTCTTTGATATCGTGGTGGTTAAAGAGCGTTTTTGCATTTATTTATGCCCCTATGCACGGGTGCAAAGCGTGCTGTTTGACGACAACACTTTAAACCCCATTTACGACAGCGCAAGGGGAGGAGCGATTTACGATGAAAACAATGTAAAAATCCCTAGTTTGCCCCAAAAACGCAACAAAACCAACGAATGCGTGAGTTGCAACCATTGCGTGCTGGTCTGCCCCACACACATAGACATTAGAAAGGGAATGCAATTAGAGTGCATCAACTGCCTAGAATGTGTAGATGCTTGCACGGTGACTATGGGTAAATTAAACAAACCTAGTCTAATCCAATGGTCATCCACAAACGCCACAAACACGCACAACAAGGTGAAATTATGGCGGGCGAAAACCATCGCCTATGTGGGCGTGTTGCTCGTAGTGGTGGGGGCTTTAATCATCGGCTCGCTTAAGAAGGCTTCGATGATTTTAGACATCACGCATGGAGGGCAACTTTATGCCATCCACAACGATTTCGTGGACAATAGCTATGTTTTTTTGTTCCAAAACACAAGCAATAGAGCGCATGCCTACACCTTTAATGTAGACGATCCAAACATCAGCATCGTACGCCCCAAAGACACCCTCAGCATTGATCCACAGGGCAAACTCAAGGTCGTGGTGGTTTTACGCATGCCCTTAAAAATTGCCAAAGAAGCCTACAAGAAACACGATGTAACGCATGCCAAAAAAGAGATTTTACCCATTGTGGTGAAAGCTTACAGCGTGGATAACCCCAAAATCTCTGTGCAACAAGAGAGCATTTTTATTGTCCCCAGTGCGCTAAAACCCACCAAGCCTAAAACCCACTAA
- a CDS encoding MFS transporter has protein sequence MRHYLRIVSILALANFCFGVAEFLVPGILTYLSLFYGVSDSQVGNLVTLYTLGVMVGVPIISVLFSRFNYRNQLVFALTLFALSHLFMFFSHSFLSALIARFLGGLMHGLFFVIATVICLKVAPKAKKSMALGLLISGFLIALAMGVPLTIWVSKHFGLLTPFLLIACMVFLAAFVALLTMPKFSSQPANFKNLGVVFHFTPVWQSFLVTAFACGSMSVVYIYLRVLLERHHFSPESIAEIYVYYGIAGLLGHFLAIKLTDLRGSFAALSFLLTMEILVLGAMHFSYHLPKAFLATNVIVFGFFSCALVVPFKTLCIHLAHVFTPHTSSNDTIALNEAAFFKGMSVGSFVGGLIVHYFNVNFNSICAALFALCALLILRYGIKKPVFTKSGDVAPPKH, from the coding sequence ATGCGGCATTATTTGCGGATTGTGTCTATACTTGCTCTTGCCAATTTTTGCTTCGGTGTGGCGGAGTTCCTTGTCCCTGGAATTCTAACCTATTTGAGCCTATTCTACGGCGTTTCAGATAGCCAGGTGGGCAACTTGGTTACCCTCTACACTTTAGGGGTGATGGTGGGCGTGCCTATTATAAGCGTGCTCTTTTCGCGCTTTAACTACCGTAACCAGCTTGTCTTTGCTCTCACGCTCTTTGCTCTTTCTCATCTGTTCATGTTTTTTAGCCACAGCTTTTTAAGCGCGCTCATCGCCCGCTTTCTAGGGGGGCTGATGCACGGCTTGTTTTTTGTGATCGCCACAGTCATTTGCCTAAAAGTCGCTCCCAAGGCAAAAAAGAGCATGGCTTTGGGTTTACTCATCAGCGGGTTTCTCATCGCCTTAGCCATGGGTGTGCCCTTGACCATTTGGGTGTCTAAGCATTTTGGACTTTTAACGCCCTTTCTCTTGATCGCATGCATGGTCTTTTTAGCCGCTTTTGTGGCTCTATTGACCATGCCCAAATTTTCAAGTCAGCCGGCCAATTTTAAAAATTTAGGCGTGGTGTTTCACTTCACGCCCGTGTGGCAAAGTTTTTTAGTCACTGCCTTTGCGTGCGGATCTATGTCTGTGGTTTATATCTACTTGCGAGTCTTATTGGAAAGACACCACTTCAGCCCGGAGAGCATCGCTGAAATTTATGTATACTACGGCATCGCCGGCCTACTCGGTCATTTCTTGGCGATCAAACTCACGGATTTGAGGGGCTCATTTGCTGCTCTAAGCTTTTTACTCACCATGGAAATTTTAGTCTTGGGTGCGATGCATTTTAGCTACCACCTACCAAAAGCGTTTTTAGCCACCAATGTGATCGTCTTTGGTTTCTTTAGTTGTGCGCTTGTTGTGCCGTTTAAAACGCTCTGTATCCACTTAGCCCATGTATTCACGCCCCACACCTCCTCAAACGACACCATTGCGCTTAATGAAGCTGCATTTTTTAAAGGAATGTCCGTTGGCTCTTTTGTGGGCGGGCTTATAGTGCATTATTTCAATGTCAATTTTAATAGTATTTGTGCCGCACTTTTTGCGCTGTGTGCTTTATTGATTCTTCGTTATGGCATTAAAAAGCCCGTTTTTACCAAAAGTGGTGATGTTGCACCACCAAAGCATTAG
- a CDS encoding outer membrane protein produces the protein MFFAGGFQYSNFSGTQKASNPVLYQVLGQSSGLNGNLFGADIQFGYKQFFGKKKRFGLRYYAFFSGQGGPASFKQALEDEHGNSFWATTKQQAANLFYGVGIDALFNFYEKKDTTFGVLAGVMVGGSSWLMGKGSIDGQCAWSKDNGQCTSMNSYFQERAQFFNTEGFKGKFTPTHVQVLINLGLRANFTKHQGFELGVHIPTINDPYLTLTRTEDYAELGVKKGDAIAIRFRRNIAIYANYVINF, from the coding sequence GTGTTCTTTGCAGGGGGCTTTCAATACTCCAACTTTAGCGGGACACAAAAGGCGAGCAACCCCGTCTTGTACCAAGTCTTAGGGCAATCAAGCGGGCTAAATGGTAACCTTTTCGGGGCGGATATTCAATTTGGTTATAAACAATTCTTTGGCAAGAAAAAACGCTTTGGCTTGCGTTATTACGCCTTTTTCAGCGGGCAGGGTGGTCCGGCTTCATTTAAACAGGCCCTAGAGGATGAACATGGCAACTCTTTTTGGGCGACCACCAAACAACAAGCCGCAAATCTCTTTTATGGTGTGGGTATCGATGCGCTCTTTAACTTCTATGAAAAGAAAGACACCACCTTTGGGGTGCTTGCGGGCGTGATGGTCGGGGGGAGTAGCTGGCTGATGGGTAAGGGCTCTATCGATGGGCAATGCGCTTGGAGTAAGGACAATGGGCAATGCACCAGCATGAACAGCTACTTTCAAGAGAGGGCGCAGTTTTTTAACACCGAAGGGTTTAAGGGCAAATTCACGCCCACGCATGTGCAGGTTCTCATCAATCTAGGTTTGCGGGCAAATTTCACTAAGCACCAGGGCTTTGAGCTGGGCGTGCACATCCCCACCATCAACGACCCTTATTTAACCCTCACGCGGACAGAAGACTACGCTGAGCTAGGCGTGAAAAAGGGCGATGCCATCGCCATTAGATTTAGACGCAACATCGCCATTTACGCCAACTATGTGATCAATTTTTAG
- a CDS encoding HpaA family protein yields MRKHTKGILSTLMGISLALSGCATDTGTQTASNQQHAKSVTPIKFNYPIHIGQEPLNDHITAILTPHIQADENVQPYIAKFQNALAAQVQEILQKKGYTVIRIASAKDFTPTQKNTIYSLINIKGWIGILEETNIDTKNPQDPNTQTQAAQSAGAVILQFIEPKTGRTTHNIAINIGAEQAITYSNFQESVILSGFAGANAVSLGDTANNVNNVNLGGPVDKNHDDAVHRILNKVYKVVLEKVISWAQHSNLKRYRRVIDQIRK; encoded by the coding sequence ATGCGAAAACACACCAAGGGCATTTTATCAACACTCATGGGAATCTCCCTAGCACTTTCGGGCTGTGCGACAGACACGGGAACGCAAACTGCAAGTAACCAGCAGCACGCAAAGAGCGTAACTCCCATCAAATTTAATTACCCCATCCACATCGGCCAAGAGCCTCTAAACGACCACATCACCGCCATTTTAACCCCGCATATCCAAGCTGATGAAAATGTCCAACCCTACATCGCAAAATTCCAAAACGCCCTCGCCGCACAAGTCCAAGAGATTCTCCAAAAAAAGGGCTACACTGTCATACGCATTGCATCCGCCAAAGATTTCACACCCACGCAAAAAAATACCATCTATTCTCTTATAAACATCAAGGGATGGATAGGCATCCTAGAAGAGACCAATATTGACACCAAAAACCCGCAAGATCCCAACACGCAAACACAAGCAGCCCAAAGCGCTGGGGCGGTGATTTTACAATTCATTGAACCCAAGACAGGGCGGACAACCCACAACATCGCCATCAACATCGGCGCGGAACAAGCCATCACTTACTCCAACTTTCAAGAATCGGTCATCTTGAGTGGATTTGCGGGGGCAAACGCGGTTAGTCTTGGCGACACTGCAAACAATGTAAACAATGTGAACTTAGGTGGTCCTGTGGATAAAAATCATGACGATGCCGTCCATAGAATCCTCAACAAGGTGTATAAAGTGGTGCTAGAAAAAGTGATCTCTTGGGCGCAACACTCTAATCTAAAGCGATACAGGCGGGTGATCGATCAAATTAGAAAATAA
- a CDS encoding methyl-accepting chemotaxis protein: protein MRTFNIGPKILYLLLVNALVFCTMLFLFWQSNKAQIKHAEDIFTQNFMEGVKERIKLPTDALAHTLGNLLKGVTDPKEKQQIIKTALQGFRYEEDKSGYFIVHDNYVGVFHIHEKFIGVNIKNFQDKNGKYIVQDLYKAAMSGGGFANYPFDKPLSDGRLVSMEKIAYAQAIPGQQGLWIATGVYIDNVNAKTKKVVDQVEIELSKKFYSYSLICIALIVFIIIPLYWIFYKNITSAIRSLQDGLGGFFAFINHESATTPTINTNTKDELGQMAAQINANIQKAKDFIQRDKQAVNELTAVSKQIEKGDLQASVASEPASPQLIELKSVLNTTLGILQKKIGTDLNVIERLLSSYKALDFQEAIPQATGDIETSINAVVAEIKKMLMSSLDFANALDKEMTDLNAAIAHMQSSSAKQGISLQQTASALEEITTSVQTVSVKTQEVIKQSADIKSVTGIIKDIADQINLLALNAAIEAARAGEHGRGFAVVADEVRKLAESTQKSLGEIESNTNVLVQSINDMASSIHEQTKSITQINQTMDSLEQATKENAKIAQTSSSISQNVSGIAHSILEDAHKKQF from the coding sequence ATGAGAACATTTAATATTGGTCCAAAAATCTTATATCTTTTGTTGGTGAATGCCCTAGTCTTTTGCACCATGTTGTTTTTGTTTTGGCAAAGCAATAAAGCACAAATCAAGCACGCCGAGGACATTTTCACGCAGAATTTTATGGAGGGTGTCAAAGAGCGCATCAAATTGCCCACAGATGCGCTGGCGCACACTTTAGGCAATTTGCTAAAGGGGGTAACAGACCCCAAAGAAAAGCAGCAGATCATTAAAACTGCCTTGCAGGGTTTTAGATACGAGGAGGACAAATCGGGCTATTTTATCGTGCATGACAACTATGTTGGGGTGTTCCATATCCATGAAAAATTCATCGGCGTGAACATCAAGAATTTTCAAGACAAAAATGGCAAATACATCGTACAAGACCTCTACAAGGCGGCGATGAGTGGGGGAGGGTTTGCCAACTACCCCTTTGACAAACCCCTTTCCGATGGCCGCTTAGTCAGCATGGAAAAAATCGCCTATGCGCAAGCCATCCCGGGGCAACAAGGCTTGTGGATCGCCACAGGCGTGTATATCGACAATGTTAATGCCAAAACCAAGAAAGTGGTTGATCAAGTTGAAATAGAACTCTCCAAGAAATTTTATTCATACTCCCTGATCTGCATCGCCTTGATTGTCTTTATCATCATTCCCTTGTATTGGATTTTTTATAAAAATATCACCTCCGCCATCCGCTCTCTTCAAGATGGCTTAGGGGGTTTCTTTGCCTTCATCAACCACGAGAGCGCAACCACACCGACCATCAACACCAACACCAAAGACGAACTAGGCCAAATGGCGGCACAAATCAACGCCAATATCCAAAAAGCCAAAGACTTCATACAGCGCGACAAACAAGCCGTCAATGAGCTTACGGCGGTTTCTAAGCAAATTGAAAAAGGCGACTTGCAAGCAAGTGTGGCAAGCGAGCCAGCCAGCCCGCAACTCATTGAGCTAAAAAGTGTGCTCAACACCACGCTTGGCATTTTGCAAAAGAAAATAGGCACAGATTTAAATGTCATTGAAAGGCTTTTATCCTCTTACAAAGCCCTAGACTTTCAAGAAGCCATCCCCCAAGCCACAGGCGATATAGAAACTTCCATCAATGCGGTCGTGGCAGAGATCAAAAAAATGCTCATGTCTTCGCTGGATTTTGCCAATGCACTGGATAAAGAAATGACGGATTTAAACGCCGCCATCGCACACATGCAAAGTTCTTCGGCCAAACAAGGCATTTCACTGCAACAAACAGCAAGCGCGCTAGAAGAGATCACAACCTCCGTGCAAACTGTGAGTGTGAAGACCCAAGAGGTCATTAAACAATCCGCAGACATTAAGAGCGTTACGGGTATCATTAAGGACATCGCCGATCAAATCAATTTATTGGCACTCAACGCCGCCATTGAAGCCGCCAGAGCGGGCGAGCATGGACGGGGCTTTGCTGTGGTGGCAGATGAAGTCCGCAAGTTGGCTGAGAGCACCCAAAAAAGCTTGGGTGAGATTGAAAGCAATACAAATGTCTTAGTGCAGAGCATCAACGATATGGCCAGTTCTATACACGAGCAAACAAAGAGCATCACACAGATCAACCAGACCATGGATTCTCTGGAACAGGCCACAAAAGAAAATGCCAAGATCGCACAAACTTCTTCTTCCATTAGCCAAAATGTGAGCGGCATTGCCCACAGCATTTTAGAAGACGCGCATAAAAAGCAGTTTTAG
- a CDS encoding metallophosphoesterase produces the protein MSLFLLLHMLILKITPKNTDTHRRQTIKKLFDVGMIFLLFSSIAKGFYNATNIVITKRQVKLKNLKQALNLAMISDVHIGEYLKKDYLQKIVDRINALHPDIVVIVGDLADLKAELVQEDLAPLKDLRSQYGVYYVLGNHEYYHGAAALIEVFKKYNVRVLQNESVPVAGLNLMGVNDLTGYHFKHFEPDFKAVFAKANPNLPSVLLSHQPKSLTHLEQKPNLILCGHTHAGQIFPFSLLVWLDQKYIYGHYHLKDCQMIVSSGCGFWGPPVRIFTKSEIVSIRLEPENQA, from the coding sequence ATGTCGTTGTTCTTGTTATTACATATGCTGATACTCAAAATCACACCCAAAAACACCGATACCCATAGACGCCAAACCATCAAAAAGCTATTTGATGTGGGCATGATTTTTTTGCTCTTTAGTTCGATCGCCAAAGGTTTTTACAATGCGACCAATATTGTGATCACAAAACGCCAAGTCAAACTCAAGAATTTAAAACAGGCACTCAATCTAGCCATGATCAGCGATGTACATATAGGCGAGTATCTCAAAAAGGACTATTTGCAAAAGATTGTCGATCGCATTAATGCGCTCCACCCAGATATAGTCGTCATTGTGGGGGACCTAGCGGATTTAAAAGCGGAGTTGGTGCAAGAGGATTTAGCTCCGCTTAAAGACCTGCGATCGCAATACGGCGTGTATTATGTATTGGGCAACCATGAGTATTACCACGGGGCGGCCGCTCTCATTGAGGTGTTCAAAAAGTATAATGTGCGCGTATTGCAAAATGAGAGCGTCCCAGTGGCGGGGCTTAATTTAATGGGGGTGAATGATCTGACGGGGTATCACTTCAAACACTTTGAACCTGATTTTAAGGCTGTCTTTGCCAAAGCTAACCCCAATCTGCCCAGCGTTTTACTCTCCCACCAACCCAAATCCCTAACACATTTAGAGCAAAAACCCAACTTGATCTTGTGCGGGCACACCCATGCCGGACAGATATTCCCTTTTAGCCTCTTGGTGTGGCTGGATCAAAAATACATCTATGGCCATTATCATTTAAAAGATTGCCAAATGATCGTGAGTAGTGGTTGTGGCTTTTGGGGGCCACCTGTGCGCATCTTTACCAAGAGCGAAATCGTGTCTATCCGTCTAGAGCCTGAAAATCAAGCCTAG
- a CDS encoding ABC-F family ATP-binding cassette domain-containing protein: MLQATQLSMRYATKKLFENVNLKLDAHKRYGLIGANGAGKSTFLKILAGEIEASSGDVSVDSGLKVGVLGQDQYAFEEFSLKDAVLMGNKVLYDALKEKERLYTEADLSDDKVNARLAELEMICVQEDPLYECEVVVEKILEDLGIPANRHNDLMKSLPSSDKFKILLAQVLFPKPDILLLDEPTNNLDLNAIAWLEENLKRHEGTMVIISHDRHFLNAVCTHILDLDFGTLREFSGNYDDWYIASTLIAKQKEAERNKKLKEKEELERFIARFSANASKARQATSRQKQLEKLDIQSIEVSSRRDPSILFKPSRTIGNEALECSQISKAYGDLAVLKNVSLKIAPKDKIALIGPNGVGKSTLCKILVEEMRPDSGSVKWGATVQRGYFPQDVSESIQGEESLYQWLFNFNKKIESGEVRNALGRMLFSGAEQEKSVSALSGGEKHRMVLSKLMLEKGNFLVLDEPTNHLDLEAIIALGEALYKFEGAVICVSHDRELISAYANRIIELVPTNKGAKVIDFKGSYEEYLASKGD; this comes from the coding sequence ATGTTACAAGCGACCCAGCTTAGCATGCGCTATGCCACTAAAAAGCTCTTTGAAAATGTCAATTTGAAACTAGATGCGCACAAACGCTACGGACTCATCGGGGCCAATGGGGCGGGCAAAAGCACTTTTTTAAAGATTTTAGCCGGAGAGATCGAAGCAAGCAGTGGGGATGTGAGCGTGGACTCAGGGCTTAAAGTGGGCGTACTGGGCCAAGATCAATACGCCTTTGAAGAATTTAGTTTGAAAGACGCAGTGCTGATGGGGAACAAAGTTTTATACGATGCCCTAAAAGAAAAGGAAAGGCTCTACACAGAAGCGGATTTGAGCGATGACAAGGTCAATGCCCGCCTAGCCGAGTTAGAGATGATCTGCGTGCAAGAAGACCCCTTGTATGAATGTGAAGTGGTCGTGGAGAAAATCTTAGAGGATTTAGGTATCCCCGCCAACCGCCACAACGACTTGATGAAAAGCCTGCCTAGCAGCGATAAATTCAAGATTCTCTTAGCCCAAGTGCTCTTTCCAAAGCCCGATATTTTGCTCTTAGACGAGCCCACAAATAACCTAGATTTAAACGCCATTGCGTGGCTAGAGGAAAATCTTAAACGCCACGAGGGGACGATGGTCATCATCAGCCACGACCGCCACTTTTTAAACGCCGTCTGCACCCATATTTTGGATTTAGACTTTGGCACGCTAAGGGAGTTTAGCGGCAACTACGATGATTGGTACATCGCCTCCACACTCATCGCCAAACAAAAGGAAGCTGAGCGCAATAAAAAGCTCAAGGAAAAAGAAGAGCTAGAGCGATTCATCGCCCGCTTCTCTGCCAATGCGAGCAAGGCTAGGCAGGCCACCAGCCGCCAAAAGCAATTAGAAAAGCTAGACATCCAAAGCATTGAGGTTTCGTCTAGACGCGACCCGAGCATTCTCTTTAAGCCTAGCCGCACGATCGGCAACGAGGCTTTAGAGTGTAGCCAAATTTCTAAGGCGTATGGGGATTTAGCGGTGCTGAAAAATGTCAGTCTAAAAATCGCCCCTAAAGATAAAATCGCCTTGATAGGACCCAATGGCGTGGGTAAAAGCACCTTATGTAAAATTCTCGTGGAGGAAATGCGCCCCGATAGTGGGAGTGTCAAATGGGGCGCGACTGTGCAAAGGGGCTACTTCCCCCAAGATGTGAGCGAGAGCATCCAAGGGGAGGAGAGCCTGTATCAATGGCTCTTTAACTTCAATAAAAAGATTGAAAGCGGCGAGGTGAGAAACGCTTTAGGGCGCATGCTCTTTAGCGGAGCAGAGCAAGAAAAAAGCGTGAGTGCGCTGAGTGGGGGCGAGAAACACCGCATGGTGCTTTCCAAACTCATGCTAGAAAAGGGCAATTTTTTGGTGTTAGACGAGCCCACCAACCATTTAGACCTAGAGGCGATCATCGCCTTAGGCGAGGCCTTGTATAAATTTGAGGGAGCGGTGATTTGCGTGAGCCACGATCGCGAGCTCATCAGTGCTTATGCAAATCGCATCATCGAGCTTGTGCCCACCAACAAGGGCGCAAAAGTGATCGACTTTAAGGGGAGTTATGAGGAGTATTTGGCCAGCAAGGGGGATTGA